Proteins from a genomic interval of Arachis hypogaea cultivar Tifrunner chromosome 10, arahy.Tifrunner.gnm2.J5K5, whole genome shotgun sequence:
- the LOC112716330 gene encoding type I inositol polyphosphate 5-phosphatase 8 isoform X4, with amino-acid sequence MEVHKKMPIRYYRRLRSWFNSSNIKKEDDANHNDGGEEDEIDGGYGGGDLSLGSLEFDSCILTNKLRVFVGTWNVAGRSPIGSLAVDLEDWLNLKDAADIYVLGFQEIVPLKTLNVIGAEDQAVATRWNNLIAKTLNNKTCELCSSCPNSTPLSRLSCDNYYYYCNHINVDDNNNNNNSLQNDSNRECCRINRRENNYSNEYALVASKKMVGVFVSVWMNRKVLQKWRVSNVRVCSVACGVMGYLGNKGSVAVSMSIEGTSLCFVAAHLASGEKKGDEGRRNHQVAEIFRRTCFPRNTTKDDYDINNHHHPLTILGHELYLEDKHARNLIRKQDWKGLHEFDQLQKELQEGGVFEGWKEGNIEFAPTYKYSSSISNRYCGGGLHTKSGEKQRTPAWCDRILWYGKGIEQLHYTRSEITFSDHRPVSALFTTHIEINSSATPLLQLHKFQPTLLHPTHGVNKEDEDGNPTLLSLLTKDVQAC; translated from the exons ATGGAGGTACATAAAAAGATGCCAATAAGGTATTATAGGAGGCTACGAAGTTGGTTTAATTCTAGCAATATCAAAAAGGAAGATGATGCTAATCAcaatg aTGGAGGAGAAGAAGACGAGATTGATGGTGGCTATGGTGGTGGGGATCTCTCCCTTGGGTCTCTGGAATTTGATTCATGCATTTTAACAAACAAGCTAAg GGTGTTTGTTGGTACTTGGAATGTTGCTGGGAGATCTCCTATTGGAAGCTTAGCTGTTGACTTGGAAGATTGGTTAAATCTCAAGGATGCTGCCGATATTTATGTTCTTgg GTTTCAAGAGATTGTACCATTGAAGACCCTAAATGTGATAGGAGCAGAGGACCAAGCAGTTGCAACAAGATGGAACAACCTCATTGCAAAAACTCTAAACAACAAAACTTGTGAATTATGTTCCTCATGTCCAAATTCAACACCTCTTTCGAGGCTGTCCTgtgataattattattattattgcaaccACATTAATGTGGatgacaataataacaataataattcacTACAGAACGACTCGAATAGAGAGTGTTGTAGGATTAACAGAAGAGAAAATAATTATAGCAACGAGTATGCACTCGTTGCGAGTAAAAAAATGGTTGGAGTGTTTGTAAGCGTTTGGATGAACCGAAAAGTGTTGCAAAAGTGGCGTGTTTCAAACGTGAGAGTGTGCTCGGTGGCATGTGGGGTGATGGGATACTTGGGGAACAAGGGATCCGTGGCGGTTAGCATGTCGATCGAAGGGACGAGCCTCTGTTTCGTGGCGGCTCACTTGGCGTCCGGGGAGAAGAAGGGTGATGAAGGGAGGAGGAACCACCAAGTAGCTGAGATTTTTAGGAGGACATGTTTTCCTAGAAACACAACAAAAGATGATTATGATATTAATAATCACCATCATCCTCTTACCATCTTAGGCCATGA GCTATACTTAGAGGACAAGCATGCTAGGAATCTGATAAGAAAGCAAGATTGGAAAGGTTTGCATGAATTTGACCAACTCCAAAAAGAACTTCAAGAAGGTGGAGTATTTGAAGGTTGGAAAGAAGGTAACATTGAATTTGCACCAACATATAAGTATTCATCATCCATTAGCAATAGATACTGTGGTGGTGGACTCCATACCAAATCAGGAGAAAAGCAAAGAACTCCAGCATG GTGTGATAGAATTTTATGGTATGGAAAAGGAATAGAACAGCTTCATTATACTCGGAGTGAAATCACATTCTCTGATCATCGCCCTGTTTCTGCTCTTTTTACTACACACATTGAAATTAATTCATCTGCCACACCACTTCTTCAACTTCACAAATTCCAACCAACATTGTTACACCCCACACAT GGGGTGAAcaaagaagatgaagatggaAATCCCACTTTATTATCATTGTTAACAAAGGACGTACAAGCCTGCTAA
- the LOC112716330 gene encoding type I inositol polyphosphate 5-phosphatase 8 isoform X2: protein MEVHKKMPIRYYRRLRSWFNSSNIKKEDDANHNGNNNNIKPSFSLYEIEDGGEEDEIDGGYGGGDLSLGSLEFDSCILTNKLRVFVGTWNVAGRSPIGSLAVDLEDWLNLKDAADIYVLGFQEIVPLKTLNVIGAEDQAVATRWNNLIAKTLNNKTCELCSSCPNSTPLSRLSCDNYYYYCNHINVDDNNNNNNSLQNDSNRECCRINRRENNYSNEYALVASKKMVGVFVSVWMNRKVLQKWRVSNVRVCSVACGVMGYLGNKGSVAVSMSIEGTSLCFVAAHLASGEKKGDEGRRNHQVAEIFRRTCFPRNTTKDDYDINNHHHPLTILGHELYLEDKHARNLIRKQDWKGLHEFDQLQKELQEGGVFEGWKEGNIEFAPTYKYSSSISNRYCGGGLHTKSGEKQRTPAWCDRILWYGKGIEQLHYTRSEITFSDHRPVSALFTTHIEINSSATPLLQLHKFQPTLLHPTHGVNKEDEDGNPTLLSLLTKDVQAC from the exons ATGGAGGTACATAAAAAGATGCCAATAAGGTATTATAGGAGGCTACGAAGTTGGTTTAATTCTAGCAATATCAAAAAGGAAGATGATGCTAATCAcaatggtaataataataatattaaaccaTCTTTCAGTTTATATGAAATAGaag aTGGAGGAGAAGAAGACGAGATTGATGGTGGCTATGGTGGTGGGGATCTCTCCCTTGGGTCTCTGGAATTTGATTCATGCATTTTAACAAACAAGCTAAg GGTGTTTGTTGGTACTTGGAATGTTGCTGGGAGATCTCCTATTGGAAGCTTAGCTGTTGACTTGGAAGATTGGTTAAATCTCAAGGATGCTGCCGATATTTATGTTCTTgg GTTTCAAGAGATTGTACCATTGAAGACCCTAAATGTGATAGGAGCAGAGGACCAAGCAGTTGCAACAAGATGGAACAACCTCATTGCAAAAACTCTAAACAACAAAACTTGTGAATTATGTTCCTCATGTCCAAATTCAACACCTCTTTCGAGGCTGTCCTgtgataattattattattattgcaaccACATTAATGTGGatgacaataataacaataataattcacTACAGAACGACTCGAATAGAGAGTGTTGTAGGATTAACAGAAGAGAAAATAATTATAGCAACGAGTATGCACTCGTTGCGAGTAAAAAAATGGTTGGAGTGTTTGTAAGCGTTTGGATGAACCGAAAAGTGTTGCAAAAGTGGCGTGTTTCAAACGTGAGAGTGTGCTCGGTGGCATGTGGGGTGATGGGATACTTGGGGAACAAGGGATCCGTGGCGGTTAGCATGTCGATCGAAGGGACGAGCCTCTGTTTCGTGGCGGCTCACTTGGCGTCCGGGGAGAAGAAGGGTGATGAAGGGAGGAGGAACCACCAAGTAGCTGAGATTTTTAGGAGGACATGTTTTCCTAGAAACACAACAAAAGATGATTATGATATTAATAATCACCATCATCCTCTTACCATCTTAGGCCATGA GCTATACTTAGAGGACAAGCATGCTAGGAATCTGATAAGAAAGCAAGATTGGAAAGGTTTGCATGAATTTGACCAACTCCAAAAAGAACTTCAAGAAGGTGGAGTATTTGAAGGTTGGAAAGAAGGTAACATTGAATTTGCACCAACATATAAGTATTCATCATCCATTAGCAATAGATACTGTGGTGGTGGACTCCATACCAAATCAGGAGAAAAGCAAAGAACTCCAGCATG GTGTGATAGAATTTTATGGTATGGAAAAGGAATAGAACAGCTTCATTATACTCGGAGTGAAATCACATTCTCTGATCATCGCCCTGTTTCTGCTCTTTTTACTACACACATTGAAATTAATTCATCTGCCACACCACTTCTTCAACTTCACAAATTCCAACCAACATTGTTACACCCCACACAT GGGGTGAAcaaagaagatgaagatggaAATCCCACTTTATTATCATTGTTAACAAAGGACGTACAAGCCTGCTAA
- the LOC112716330 gene encoding type I inositol polyphosphate 5-phosphatase 8 isoform X3 → MEVHKKMPIRYYRRLRSWFNSSNIKKEDDANHNDGGEEDEIDGGYGGGDLSLGSLEFDSCILTNKLRVFVGTWNVAGRSPIGSLAVDLEDWLNLKDAADIYVLGFQEIVPLKTLNVIGAEDQAVATRWNNLIAKTLNNKTCELCSSCPNSTPLSRLSCDNYYYYCNHINVDDNNNNNNSLQNDSNRECCRINRRENNYSNEYALVASKKMVGVFVSVWMNRKVLQKWRVSNVRVCSVACGVMGYLGNKGSVAVSMSIEGTSLCFVAAHLASGEKKGDEGRRNHQVAEIFRRTCFPRNTTKDDYDINNHHHPLTILGHDRIFWFGDLNYRLYLEDKHARNLIRKQDWKGLHEFDQLQKELQEGGVFEGWKEGNIEFAPTYKYSSSISNRYCGGGLHTKSGEKQRTPAWCDRILWYGKGIEQLHYTRSEITFSDHRPVSALFTTHIEINSSATPLLQLHKFQPTLLHPTHGVNKEDEDGNPTLLSLLTKDVQAC, encoded by the exons ATGGAGGTACATAAAAAGATGCCAATAAGGTATTATAGGAGGCTACGAAGTTGGTTTAATTCTAGCAATATCAAAAAGGAAGATGATGCTAATCAcaatg aTGGAGGAGAAGAAGACGAGATTGATGGTGGCTATGGTGGTGGGGATCTCTCCCTTGGGTCTCTGGAATTTGATTCATGCATTTTAACAAACAAGCTAAg GGTGTTTGTTGGTACTTGGAATGTTGCTGGGAGATCTCCTATTGGAAGCTTAGCTGTTGACTTGGAAGATTGGTTAAATCTCAAGGATGCTGCCGATATTTATGTTCTTgg GTTTCAAGAGATTGTACCATTGAAGACCCTAAATGTGATAGGAGCAGAGGACCAAGCAGTTGCAACAAGATGGAACAACCTCATTGCAAAAACTCTAAACAACAAAACTTGTGAATTATGTTCCTCATGTCCAAATTCAACACCTCTTTCGAGGCTGTCCTgtgataattattattattattgcaaccACATTAATGTGGatgacaataataacaataataattcacTACAGAACGACTCGAATAGAGAGTGTTGTAGGATTAACAGAAGAGAAAATAATTATAGCAACGAGTATGCACTCGTTGCGAGTAAAAAAATGGTTGGAGTGTTTGTAAGCGTTTGGATGAACCGAAAAGTGTTGCAAAAGTGGCGTGTTTCAAACGTGAGAGTGTGCTCGGTGGCATGTGGGGTGATGGGATACTTGGGGAACAAGGGATCCGTGGCGGTTAGCATGTCGATCGAAGGGACGAGCCTCTGTTTCGTGGCGGCTCACTTGGCGTCCGGGGAGAAGAAGGGTGATGAAGGGAGGAGGAACCACCAAGTAGCTGAGATTTTTAGGAGGACATGTTTTCCTAGAAACACAACAAAAGATGATTATGATATTAATAATCACCATCATCCTCTTACCATCTTAGGCCATGA TCGAATATTTTGGTTTGGGGACCTAAACTACAGGCTATACTTAGAGGACAAGCATGCTAGGAATCTGATAAGAAAGCAAGATTGGAAAGGTTTGCATGAATTTGACCAACTCCAAAAAGAACTTCAAGAAGGTGGAGTATTTGAAGGTTGGAAAGAAGGTAACATTGAATTTGCACCAACATATAAGTATTCATCATCCATTAGCAATAGATACTGTGGTGGTGGACTCCATACCAAATCAGGAGAAAAGCAAAGAACTCCAGCATG GTGTGATAGAATTTTATGGTATGGAAAAGGAATAGAACAGCTTCATTATACTCGGAGTGAAATCACATTCTCTGATCATCGCCCTGTTTCTGCTCTTTTTACTACACACATTGAAATTAATTCATCTGCCACACCACTTCTTCAACTTCACAAATTCCAACCAACATTGTTACACCCCACACAT GGGGTGAAcaaagaagatgaagatggaAATCCCACTTTATTATCATTGTTAACAAAGGACGTACAAGCCTGCTAA
- the LOC112716330 gene encoding type I inositol polyphosphate 5-phosphatase 8 isoform X1 codes for MEVHKKMPIRYYRRLRSWFNSSNIKKEDDANHNGNNNNIKPSFSLYEIEDGGEEDEIDGGYGGGDLSLGSLEFDSCILTNKLRVFVGTWNVAGRSPIGSLAVDLEDWLNLKDAADIYVLGFQEIVPLKTLNVIGAEDQAVATRWNNLIAKTLNNKTCELCSSCPNSTPLSRLSCDNYYYYCNHINVDDNNNNNNSLQNDSNRECCRINRRENNYSNEYALVASKKMVGVFVSVWMNRKVLQKWRVSNVRVCSVACGVMGYLGNKGSVAVSMSIEGTSLCFVAAHLASGEKKGDEGRRNHQVAEIFRRTCFPRNTTKDDYDINNHHHPLTILGHDRIFWFGDLNYRLYLEDKHARNLIRKQDWKGLHEFDQLQKELQEGGVFEGWKEGNIEFAPTYKYSSSISNRYCGGGLHTKSGEKQRTPAWCDRILWYGKGIEQLHYTRSEITFSDHRPVSALFTTHIEINSSATPLLQLHKFQPTLLHPTHGVNKEDEDGNPTLLSLLTKDVQAC; via the exons ATGGAGGTACATAAAAAGATGCCAATAAGGTATTATAGGAGGCTACGAAGTTGGTTTAATTCTAGCAATATCAAAAAGGAAGATGATGCTAATCAcaatggtaataataataatattaaaccaTCTTTCAGTTTATATGAAATAGaag aTGGAGGAGAAGAAGACGAGATTGATGGTGGCTATGGTGGTGGGGATCTCTCCCTTGGGTCTCTGGAATTTGATTCATGCATTTTAACAAACAAGCTAAg GGTGTTTGTTGGTACTTGGAATGTTGCTGGGAGATCTCCTATTGGAAGCTTAGCTGTTGACTTGGAAGATTGGTTAAATCTCAAGGATGCTGCCGATATTTATGTTCTTgg GTTTCAAGAGATTGTACCATTGAAGACCCTAAATGTGATAGGAGCAGAGGACCAAGCAGTTGCAACAAGATGGAACAACCTCATTGCAAAAACTCTAAACAACAAAACTTGTGAATTATGTTCCTCATGTCCAAATTCAACACCTCTTTCGAGGCTGTCCTgtgataattattattattattgcaaccACATTAATGTGGatgacaataataacaataataattcacTACAGAACGACTCGAATAGAGAGTGTTGTAGGATTAACAGAAGAGAAAATAATTATAGCAACGAGTATGCACTCGTTGCGAGTAAAAAAATGGTTGGAGTGTTTGTAAGCGTTTGGATGAACCGAAAAGTGTTGCAAAAGTGGCGTGTTTCAAACGTGAGAGTGTGCTCGGTGGCATGTGGGGTGATGGGATACTTGGGGAACAAGGGATCCGTGGCGGTTAGCATGTCGATCGAAGGGACGAGCCTCTGTTTCGTGGCGGCTCACTTGGCGTCCGGGGAGAAGAAGGGTGATGAAGGGAGGAGGAACCACCAAGTAGCTGAGATTTTTAGGAGGACATGTTTTCCTAGAAACACAACAAAAGATGATTATGATATTAATAATCACCATCATCCTCTTACCATCTTAGGCCATGA TCGAATATTTTGGTTTGGGGACCTAAACTACAGGCTATACTTAGAGGACAAGCATGCTAGGAATCTGATAAGAAAGCAAGATTGGAAAGGTTTGCATGAATTTGACCAACTCCAAAAAGAACTTCAAGAAGGTGGAGTATTTGAAGGTTGGAAAGAAGGTAACATTGAATTTGCACCAACATATAAGTATTCATCATCCATTAGCAATAGATACTGTGGTGGTGGACTCCATACCAAATCAGGAGAAAAGCAAAGAACTCCAGCATG GTGTGATAGAATTTTATGGTATGGAAAAGGAATAGAACAGCTTCATTATACTCGGAGTGAAATCACATTCTCTGATCATCGCCCTGTTTCTGCTCTTTTTACTACACACATTGAAATTAATTCATCTGCCACACCACTTCTTCAACTTCACAAATTCCAACCAACATTGTTACACCCCACACAT GGGGTGAAcaaagaagatgaagatggaAATCCCACTTTATTATCATTGTTAACAAAGGACGTACAAGCCTGCTAA